AGATCGGCGGCAAACTCCGCGGCGTGGAAGTTGCCTGTAGCGACATCGTCATGCGGCTCAAGCACCTCACGCCACGGTCGCAGCCCCTCGGAGCCTGTGGCAACTACTGCCGACTCAAGCACCTTCTTATCGTCTTTGCTGGAGGTGAGCCTCCGGAGCGACTGACGGATCTCCTTGATCGCATCTGCGGTCACCGGAGCGCTGACCATCTTCGCGAGCCGCTCCGCAGTATCGAGCGTTCGCATCGTGTCGTCGTCCGTGAAAGAGGCGTTGTGAGCCCACTCGTTCCGGGCCTCACGCAACTCTTGGGCGTATCCCACGCCAGTCCGACCGAGCGCGGCCGTGAACGGGTACCAACCCTTCTTCAGCCGAGCGGGGATCTGCTCGGTGATCACCCGAAGCTGTAGCTGGGGATCGAGCGAGCTGTATGTCCGTTCCCCTGCGTGACCCTTCTCCATGTCAACTGCCTGGACAAGCTTCGGCCATGTGGAGTCGCCCACCAGAACTGTGCTCACGGCCCCGGCGATGAACTCATCGAGCGCTGGCGCCAGCAGCTCGAACATTTTGTTGATTCGGTCACGATTTGACGTTGCCATGATTCAGGCCTGCTCCATCGCGACGCCCGCGAGGTCCGCTTCGTCGAATTGATCGGAGGTTTCCTCTTGTTCGCCCGCGTCAATATCTCGCAGCACCTTCTTGCCCAACGCCTCTTCGATCAATGAGCAGAGCGCTTCGCGCCGAGCGATAAAGAACTCGTCGAAGTCGTCCGAGCGCAGCGCGGCGGGTGACACGAGATGACCGTTGAGAATGCGATCGACCTTCTCGTCGTCGATGCCCGCGCGATCCTTGATCCGCTCGATGTATTTCGATGGGGCCTCGCCGCCGATCGAACGATTGCTCGAAGCAGCCAGCGCGGTCTTGTTGATGATGCTCTCACGATGCTCGTCATCGATCTCGTGGTCGTTGCACCACTTCTGCGGAAAAATGTGATGGATATCAACAGCGAGGTCCGCGTACTGCACTCTGTCGAAGCCTTTGTCCTCGATCCAGTCGAGCGGGTTGCGGCCAAGCATGAGCGCGTAGATCCCCTTATATGCCGCGGCGTTGCGCGTGCGCAGGGAGTGAAGACGAGACTCGACGAAGTTTGCCTCCGTGACCGTCCAAGGGAGTGCCGCACCCTCCTCGCCGAGCACCCAACCCGGCACTTGCATGACGTCGCGCGCGAAGACTGTGTCAGCTGAACTGCCATAACGCTCGCCGAGGATGCCGCTCCAAAACCACCTGATCAGGCGCTCACTGTTTGAATGTGGATTAGTGTCGGATCCCAAGATGACTTTTAGAGCGGCGAGCGGAACCAGATGGTTCGAGTACGGCAGGTCCCGGTTCAAGTAAATGTGCCGGTCGGCGAGGAAGGTGGCCGCCCAGACGAACGCGTCGCGCAGCAAGTCTCGCCACTCCAGGTACTCATCGAGCGTTAGCTTCAGTATGTCCTCATTCTTTGAGGTGACACCGGGCGCTTTTGTCGAGTCAGCTCCCGTCCAAGCGAGGTTTTTCTTTCGCGTTGCTAGCAGGAGCGATGCCTTCAGGAACTCCGTCGCACGGACGCCGCGCAGGACGTCGTGTTCGGCGAAGAGGTTCTCGGTTTCCTCCCAGTCTTCGTTTAGGCGAAAGTCATCGCCGTGTGCCGCGAGGTAGTCGGCATCGCCGGCAAACGTCGCCGTGAGCAGTTCGAAGACGGTGAGCGTTAGACCGCCGGTGTTGACCTTTTCAAACACCGTGGTCACCGCCGACTTGCTCGTCTCCTCGTCGAGCTCGATCGCTGGGATCGCATAGCTCTGAACCGGCACGATCACTTCGGCGTGAAAGCGCGAGAACAAATCGTTGTCGCCCATTTCGATCAACCACGGCGTGGCCTCTTGGGAAAAGATGTAGTTCGCTGGGAAGTACCGCTTCTCAAGTTGCTTCTCACGGGTCGAAACGTCGAGAGCGACATCGCGCCCGAAGTTGGTGCGGATGATGCCTCCGGCAGGCACCGAAACAACAGCCTCGTCGAGCCGATCTTCACCTTCCAGCGCCATGGGGATGTCTATGAAGTACTGGCGCTCGAGCAGCTTCCCGCGATCATCTTTTGTGGAGACGACTCCGTTGCCGGTGAGCGCCTGTGTGAGCGAGGTGAGGCGTTGCTGTCCATCGAGCAGCAGACGCCTAGGCTCGACGTCTGAACTCACCTGCGCGCCTTCTAGCGGACGAGGCTTGAAGCGCACGTTTTGGTTTCCGGCTTCCAAAAACATGACGGCTCCAAGCGGATGGCCCTTGAGGACCGTCACGAGCAGCGACCTGATTCGCTCGTCGTCCCACTTGTACTCGCGCTGGAAGTCCGGGAGCTGGATGTTTCCCGAGGTGGTCCACTCGAGATACTTCTTCAGCTCCGGCTGAGGCGTATCGAATCCCATTCAGACTTCTCCTAGATCTCCAAGGCGGTTTGATTTCCAGTGCTCGTGACGGCTTCGTCGCGGGAAGCGTCAAGTATCTCCGGCCACGAGGTGGCGACCGTATTGAAAGAGATGGCGTCCTGGGTAAACCCATTTTCTTCAGCGATTGAGTAGAGGAGGTAGGCGAGCTCTTTTGCGAGATCGAGATTTACCGGCGCCTCTTCGCGCGCTCTGACTTCGGCGATGAATCGGCCGGCCGACCCGACACCATCGCGGTCGAGTCGAGCAATCAGATGGCTGAGCACCTCCCACTCGCTGACGCTGTCGTCTGTCAGCACGTCGTAGTCGAGCGGCAGGTTCGATGGCTTGGTCAGGGTCGTTTTTCCCGCCGCGCTATCGACGATCCCGCCACGTACCAGGGCGTCGACCGAGGTGTTGCGAGCTTGGGCGATGTTGTTCGCATCGCCGAAGGGGCCAGTGGAGTAGCCGTGTTGGCGGTACCAAGTTACGCAGAACCGCGTGGACGAGTCGAAGTCACCTTCTTGCTCGGAAAGCACTTGGTCGAGGATCTCGTTGATACGTGCAAGGGCTGAGCGAACGCTCATTTGCGAACCATCGTCCTCCACGACTTGGTCATATCGCGAGAAAACAGCCATCCCCGGGCCAATCGCTGATTGCGGCAGGTCGACCGGAGCGATTGCGCCGTGCTGAAGCTTTTTGAGCGCGGCGGGCAGCTCCGCATGAAGCGCTGCAATAAAACCGCGACGGTCGATCGTCGGAGCATTCGCCGGCCGAGGGCGAAGCGAGAGGATGATCGAGGAAGCAAGTGCGTTTGTCCCCAATGCGAGCGGCTTGTTCATCATCTCGGTTCGCATCGGCCAAGTCGACGTGATTTCCCATCGGGATCGGATCATCCCTTCGAGCAAGGTTTCCCAACCCGTTGAGGCGACGCCGTCCGACCCAGAATCGGACTGTTTGAAGGCGTAGTAGACCGTGATTGGATGGTTATCCAGAGCAGAGTCGCGGGCGTGGGCAAACACCGCACGAAAGCCGTCCTCAAAGAATTTTTTGGCCCCGGCCTTGCCACTATGCCGGTAAGGGTTGGCAACCAGCTCCTCCGCCTTCGGTACAAGCAGCGTGCTTAGGAGCTTTGGATGAATTTCGCGAAGCGACCTGCGCTGCCAGACGTAAAAAAAGTCCGACAGATCCGAATAGCCGATGTTGTCGTAATACGGTGGGTCAGTCGACATCAAGTCATCGGGCCTGCTGATTGCGGCCGCGTCGGCTTGCACCACTTCGGCCGCCACACCTGCCGGGACGGCAGCGACAGCCTCGGCGACCCAGGACACTTGCCCGAAGAAGTTGCCTGCTGAGGTTGAAACTGGATTCACTTCTGCGAAGTCCCACGCCATGGGAATTGCCTGGCGCGCGAAGACGTTGCGAATGGTCTCGCGAGTTGAGTGCCAGGTACAAATCGAACACCAATAGTCTGCGCACCGGCTCATTGCCAGCCCCAAATAAGTTGCAACCGCATCCGCGTAAGCCTCGGCGTTCGTGCCTCCTGCTTCCAGCCGGTCGCCAGCGGGGAGGCCGGCGGATTTGGCATCGGTGAGCACGCGTTCGCGAACTTCCACCACCAAGTCGCTAAATGTCGTGAGCGCGAGAAGCTGGCGGTTTGTGAAGAGGTCGGCCCACTTTGTCATTCCGTACGCTTGGACGCGAAAGCTAGGTGCCTTTTCCGGGATGCTGGCGTCCGGAATCGACTCCGGCCGGTCCGCCCTGGCCATCCCCTCCTGGAACGCGCTCGGTGACAAGTACGCGCGGCGGCGGTTGCCTTCGGCAACCATGGCCATAAGGCTGTGGTCGATATCGCCGGCGCGGCCCCGTTCACGAACTAGCGAAAGCGGCACCGCAGAGCCGCAGGATACGCATCTAGCTCCTGCCCTCTCAACGGTCCCGTCGAGTGTCGGACCGTCCGGATCGTGAGCGATCTCGAACTCAACCCGCTTGCCGCTCGGATGTTCCTCATCTGAAACGATCACCGGCCGAACCCATGCCTCCTTGCCCTTTTTCTTCCCAAGCCACCAGGAACGCACGAGCGGCATCTCGATTCCGCAGGTTGGGTTCGGGCAAGTCACTGTCCGGGCCCAGATCCAGGCGACCACCGTGGCCTGCGATCCATCGTCGAGCGTCGCCCTGGGGTAATGCTCTCCAATTCGTGCAAAGGCTTCGTCGCGCATCCACTCGCCGTAGGCGCGAATGTCCGCAGCTATCCCTGCCGCGCCGTCCCAAGTACCCATCTGGCCTTCTTCCACTCCCGGGAATACCGGCGCGCGACCGGCAAACTTCGGCGGGATTTCAACCAGTGCCTTGTTGATGAGCACTGCTACGGGGTTGAGATCCGACGCATGTACTTCAAGACCGAGTCGCTGCGCCTCAAGTGGGATCGTCCCTCCGCCCGCGAATGGATCGAGAATCGGCGGTGGATTGCCACCGGTGGATTTGAGGATTTCCTGATGCGCCTCTTCGAGCAGCGCCTTATCACGGGTGTTCTCCCAGACCACGAGACGCTCAATTAAGTGGTGAAGCCGCTCGCGTTCGACGCGCTGGTCTTCCTCGGTTGGAAACTCTTCGGGGTTCGATGATGGGTCATCGACCAGCTGGGCGAAAAGCACTGCGCGGGCTGCAGCCAGTGGTCGCCGAGCCCACCAAAGATGCAGCGTCGACGGGTGTCCGTGGCGAATCGATTTCTCGCGAGCCGACTCGCGGTTGATTGCCTCCAGCGGAAGTGCGACTTCGATCAGTTTGCGCTTGATCAAAACGGCTCACGACCCGATTCCCATGTGGGCTCAAACTTGACACGAATACCGGCAGTCTCGAGCGCGCCTGCATCGAATCCTCGCGCGGGATCCTCGATGTAACGCACCTCGTCGTGATCTGCGCCGTCGTGACTCACTCGTACGAGGGCGAGTCTGTAATTGGGCTGAGTGTTTTGGGCCATACGTATCTCGGATTGAGTGATGTAGAAGTCGTCGGCCCCGGCAATTCGCGCTTTCACTTCGATTCGAAGTGGCAGCCCCCCCGGGCGCTCGGAGAGAATGTCAAATCCCTCGTTGTTGAATGGTTGCTCCGCCGGAGTGCGGCCCAGCTCTCGCTCGAGTCGCAAGACAAAGTCCACTCCGCGGCGCTCGACCTCTTTGGTCTCCTTGGCGTGCATCGGGGCACTTGCAGGAAGTTGATCAAGCACAAGATCGGCTGGCAGTACTACCGCCGCGCTCCCGATCCGAGGTGGCCGCGCGTGCATCTCAAGCTGCTGGTCGAGGCGTACCAAGCGCTTGTCAAGACGTCGCTCGAGATCGGCAACTTGGCGCATGATCGAGTCATGGCCTTCGCGGACCTTCTTGCCGCGTTGAGCCTTCTCACGGGCGTCGAGAGCCTTGAGGTTGAGCCGCTCGATCTCTTCGTCGAGTCGTTGGCGCACCTGATCGCGTTGCTTGATCAGCTCGGCCTCGCGGAACGCGCGCACTTCGGAGGCGAACTTGCCCAACGAACTTCCGGTCACCCAGGACGAGGCGTGATCCTCGGCGTCCGCGATCCACGGAAAGCGCTCGATGACCCCGCTGGAGAACGCGTCCGGCGCGGCAACACAGTCGAGGTACGGTGCTGGCCCGGCTTCCTGCACCTCACCGTTTTCACCGACGTACACGTAGCTGAATCGCTCGGCGACGGTCTCTTCGGTGGCGTCCGCAACAGACTGCCTAACCCCAACGAGCAACTTGGGCTCATCGACGTTCGGCGAGACAAGCGTCGCGCCTCGATCCAGTGCATCTTGCAAGCGATCGATCGTCGTGTCGGTAACCACGTCGTGCAACGGGTGGCCGGGCGCAATAAGTGCGGCGGGCGCCCCGGGCGCGTCGTCGATGTGCTCAATCTCAAACGTCACTCGCTCGTACTTGCTTGCCACCGGTCCATGCGCGTTGTCGCGCAGCTCCTGCGGCACTCGCGAGATTTCGAAGCGACCTTCTTCCCGGCGAGGCATTCGCCCACCGAGTCGCTCGAACGATTGCTTGAAAGCTGCCTCGATGAAGTGGGGCTGCAGCCGACGGGCCTTCGCCTCGTCCATCTGGCGGCGGAGGTCCTCCACGGTCGAAGCCTTCAGAGTCTCGGCAGCGAGCGCGCGCTCTTCGATCAGGTCCTTCAGGCCTTCCCCGACGCTCGCGTCGATCACCAGGTCCATTTGCGCCCGCACCTCGGGCTGCTCGCCGAAACGAATCGCCTCCAGAAGAAGATCGCGCAGAGGAGTGCCGCTGAACGCCTGACCCAAAACGTCGAATACGCCTTCTCCAAGCGCTTTACGCTGTTCTTCGAGCTTGTGCAGAAGGCGATCAAAGACCTGGCCCTCACGCGTGTTGATCGCGACGAGGTTCCACAGGCGGCAGACCTCCTTCTGGCCAATGCGGTGGATGCGACCGAAGCGCTGTTCGATGCGGTTCGGGTTCCACGGCATGTCGTAGTTGACCATGAGGTGAGCAACCTGCAAGTTGAGCCCTTCGCCGGCTGCATCGGTCGCTAGCAGGATCTGGCAGTCGGGGTTTTGCGTGAATTCCTCCGTGACCTGGCGACGGTCGTGCCTGCTCACCCCTCCATGGATCGCTGTGACGCTTTCCGGCCTGCCGGTTAGTTGTCCGATGCGCTGACGTAGATACTCGAGCGTGTCCTTGTGCTCGGTGAAGATGATCAACTTGCGACGCTCGCTCTCGACGGAACTTGTGGCCAGTGCGTCACCTTCGAGAATTGTCTTCAGCTGCGTCCACTTGACATCGGTGACGTCGTTGCGGACTCGTCGCGCTGCTGCCACGAGGTCTTTGAGCTCTTCGATTTCGGCGTCGAGTTCATCGAGGGTTGCGGCGGCGGTGGCAGCATCCAGCGCCTCGTCTTCCATACCTTCGAGATCTTCAGCGCTGTAGTCATCGTCATCGAAATCCTCGAGATCGACATCGTCGAACTGATCGAGTCCGATCGCCTCTCGCGCTTCAAGCCTCTCGCGCCCTTCCTGAATCTCCTTGAAGGTCTTCTCAAGCCTGGCCTGCCTGCGCTCGAGCGAGCGCAAGATCGCCTCAGGGCTGGAAGCGAGCCGGCGCTGCAGAACAGTGAGCGCAAAACCCACGATGTTCTTTCGCTTACCCGTGAGCTTGTCCGCGCGGTTCATTCCCTCGCGGACATAGTCGGTGACCATCTCGTAGAGGTGTTGTTCATTGGGGCTCAGCTCGTA
This region of Solirubrobacterales bacterium genomic DNA includes:
- a CDS encoding DUF262 domain-containing protein, yielding MGFDTPQPELKKYLEWTTSGNIQLPDFQREYKWDDERIRSLLVTVLKGHPLGAVMFLEAGNQNVRFKPRPLEGAQVSSDVEPRRLLLDGQQRLTSLTQALTGNGVVSTKDDRGKLLERQYFIDIPMALEGEDRLDEAVVSVPAGGIIRTNFGRDVALDVSTREKQLEKRYFPANYIFSQEATPWLIEMGDNDLFSRFHAEVIVPVQSYAIPAIELDEETSKSAVTTVFEKVNTGGLTLTVFELLTATFAGDADYLAAHGDDFRLNEDWEETENLFAEHDVLRGVRATEFLKASLLLATRKKNLAWTGADSTKAPGVTSKNEDILKLTLDEYLEWRDLLRDAFVWAATFLADRHIYLNRDLPYSNHLVPLAALKVILGSDTNPHSNSERLIRWFWSGILGERYGSSADTVFARDVMQVPGWVLGEEGAALPWTVTEANFVESRLHSLRTRNAAAYKGIYALMLGRNPLDWIEDKGFDRVQYADLAVDIHHIFPQKWCNDHEIDDEHRESIINKTALAASSNRSIGGEAPSKYIERIKDRAGIDDEKVDRILNGHLVSPAALRSDDFDEFFIARREALCSLIEEALGKKVLRDIDAGEQEETSDQFDEADLAGVAMEQA
- a CDS encoding DUF1156 domain-containing protein is translated as MIKRKLIEVALPLEAINRESAREKSIRHGHPSTLHLWWARRPLAAARAVLFAQLVDDPSSNPEEFPTEEDQRVERERLHHLIERLVVWENTRDKALLEEAHQEILKSTGGNPPPILDPFAGGGTIPLEAQRLGLEVHASDLNPVAVLINKALVEIPPKFAGRAPVFPGVEEGQMGTWDGAAGIAADIRAYGEWMRDEAFARIGEHYPRATLDDGSQATVVAWIWARTVTCPNPTCGIEMPLVRSWWLGKKKGKEAWVRPVIVSDEEHPSGKRVEFEIAHDPDGPTLDGTVERAGARCVSCGSAVPLSLVRERGRAGDIDHSLMAMVAEGNRRRAYLSPSAFQEGMARADRPESIPDASIPEKAPSFRVQAYGMTKWADLFTNRQLLALTTFSDLVVEVRERVLTDAKSAGLPAGDRLEAGGTNAEAYADAVATYLGLAMSRCADYWCSICTWHSTRETIRNVFARQAIPMAWDFAEVNPVSTSAGNFFGQVSWVAEAVAAVPAGVAAEVVQADAAAISRPDDLMSTDPPYYDNIGYSDLSDFFYVWQRRSLREIHPKLLSTLLVPKAEELVANPYRHSGKAGAKKFFEDGFRAVFAHARDSALDNHPITVYYAFKQSDSGSDGVASTGWETLLEGMIRSRWEITSTWPMRTEMMNKPLALGTNALASSIILSLRPRPANAPTIDRRGFIAALHAELPAALKKLQHGAIAPVDLPQSAIGPGMAVFSRYDQVVEDDGSQMSVRSALARINEILDQVLSEQEGDFDSSTRFCVTWYRQHGYSTGPFGDANNIAQARNTSVDALVRGGIVDSAAGKTTLTKPSNLPLDYDVLTDDSVSEWEVLSHLIARLDRDGVGSAGRFIAEVRAREEAPVNLDLAKELAYLLYSIAEENGFTQDAISFNTVATSWPEILDASRDEAVTSTGNQTALEI
- a CDS encoding DUF3883 domain-containing protein, translated to MPTLEDLAPGTRITGVIPGKTVAVVAVMAHGQTAIELTYKDDDGKLDQRVLQEEDQQRLQLVEASARPFDAKPEDFKLAAEAQRIKLAGHSDPMLAVTNSNIEPLPHQLTAVYEEMLPRRPLRFLLADDPGAGKTIMAGLYIKELILRDDVKRCLVIAPGGLVDQWQEELYEKFGLEFDLLTPELISSPFGGSIFDRNPHLIARMDQLSRNDEMLDELRESRWDLIVVDEAHRMSANYFGNKLNTTKRYRLGELLDGITRHLLFMTATPHAGKDDSFRLFMSLVDRDRFGGRSKKSITPAQLDGVMRRMVKEKLLTFEGKQLFPKRIAETVNYELSPNEQHLYEMVTDYVREGMNRADKLTGKRKNIVGFALTVLQRRLASSPEAILRSLERRQARLEKTFKEIQEGRERLEAREAIGLDQFDDVDLEDFDDDDYSAEDLEGMEDEALDAATAAATLDELDAEIEELKDLVAAARRVRNDVTDVKWTQLKTILEGDALATSSVESERRKLIIFTEHKDTLEYLRQRIGQLTGRPESVTAIHGGVSRHDRRQVTEEFTQNPDCQILLATDAAGEGLNLQVAHLMVNYDMPWNPNRIEQRFGRIHRIGQKEVCRLWNLVAINTREGQVFDRLLHKLEEQRKALGEGVFDVLGQAFSGTPLRDLLLEAIRFGEQPEVRAQMDLVIDASVGEGLKDLIEERALAAETLKASTVEDLRRQMDEAKARRLQPHFIEAAFKQSFERLGGRMPRREEGRFEISRVPQELRDNAHGPVASKYERVTFEIEHIDDAPGAPAALIAPGHPLHDVVTDTTIDRLQDALDRGATLVSPNVDEPKLLVGVRQSVADATEETVAERFSYVYVGENGEVQEAGPAPYLDCVAAPDAFSSGVIERFPWIADAEDHASSWVTGSSLGKFASEVRAFREAELIKQRDQVRQRLDEEIERLNLKALDAREKAQRGKKVREGHDSIMRQVADLERRLDKRLVRLDQQLEMHARPPRIGSAAVVLPADLVLDQLPASAPMHAKETKEVERRGVDFVLRLERELGRTPAEQPFNNEGFDILSERPGGLPLRIEVKARIAGADDFYITQSEIRMAQNTQPNYRLALVRVSHDGADHDEVRYIEDPARGFDAGALETAGIRVKFEPTWESGREPF